From Skermanella sp. TT6, a single genomic window includes:
- a CDS encoding glycine betaine ABC transporter substrate-binding protein, whose protein sequence is MRRLQLFSILGAFLVTSLSSASAFAKDPIRIGLNNWAEAIAVSHMWQQVLEEKGYEVELKTVEKAILYTGLSTNAIDLALEIWMPTTDAAYYERFKDRIDLHESWYHGARLGLAVPAYMEIGSIEDLKDKAATFGDGRSSDRIVGIEAGSSLMAMTEEAIKTYGLDYNLVTSSEMAMISTLDRAYRQEEPVVVTLWSPHWVFAKYDLKYLQDPRNAYGATDDIHFMSRKGFAEDFPEVLGWLNAWSMDDDSLGTLMAEVSEAESPEEGVRTWIAANRSLVDGWLDSRQSAQN, encoded by the coding sequence ATGAGGCGCCTCCAGCTTTTCTCGATCCTAGGAGCCTTTCTCGTCACCTCTTTGAGCTCGGCGAGCGCATTCGCGAAAGACCCCATTCGGATCGGTCTCAACAACTGGGCGGAGGCGATCGCCGTCAGCCACATGTGGCAGCAGGTGCTGGAGGAGAAAGGCTATGAGGTCGAACTGAAGACCGTCGAGAAGGCGATCCTCTACACCGGGCTTTCCACCAACGCCATCGACCTGGCGCTCGAGATCTGGATGCCGACCACCGATGCCGCCTATTACGAGCGCTTCAAGGACAGGATCGATCTGCACGAGTCCTGGTACCACGGCGCCCGCCTCGGCCTTGCCGTGCCGGCCTACATGGAAATCGGCAGCATCGAGGATCTCAAGGACAAGGCGGCCACCTTCGGCGACGGCCGCTCGTCCGACAGGATCGTCGGCATCGAGGCCGGCTCCTCCCTGATGGCCATGACGGAGGAGGCGATCAAGACCTACGGGCTGGACTACAACCTGGTGACCTCGTCCGAAATGGCCATGATCAGCACTCTGGACCGGGCCTACCGCCAGGAAGAGCCGGTGGTCGTGACGCTGTGGAGCCCCCACTGGGTCTTCGCGAAATACGACCTCAAGTATCTTCAGGATCCCCGCAACGCCTACGGTGCGACCGACGACATCCACTTCATGTCGCGGAAAGGCTTCGCCGAGGACTTCCCCGAAGTCCTCGGCTGGCTGAACGCCTGGAGCATGGACGACGACAGCCTGGGGACCCTGATGGCGGAGGTGAGCGAGGCCGAATCGCCCGAGGAGGGGGTCAGGACATGGATCGCCGCCAACCGGTCCCTGGTGGACGGCTGGCTGGATTCGCGGCAGTCCGCGCAGAACTGA
- a CDS encoding isopenicillin N synthase family dioxygenase yields the protein MQHTFDEIPVIDTSPLFQGGDGAGKPGRDGVDRAIGGACEEIGFFVISGAALREFAPPGRLASLFRFFDLPEERKRPLARRRFVPANTNSYRGYFPTVDGDLSFKEGIDVGPEFVHGDPRYPLEHPLIERNVWPDEADLPGWRAEIGAHYAAMTDLGRILMRSMARYLGLEEGWFDPHFEATNSTLRLLHYPPRTDASLVGVADGHVVHDGVRRPVMAENHVDSGLLTLLYQDDTGGLQVRNGAGRWIDVPPLADSFVVNLGGALQHWTDRRFVATAHRVLGDGRERFSAPFFFEPAVDAVMHPIPSAERPPHLEPIRYGEHLIRAMQSFVETRGVATKS from the coding sequence ATGCAGCATACATTCGATGAAATTCCGGTGATCGATACCTCTCCCCTGTTCCAAGGCGGAGACGGGGCCGGAAAGCCTGGCCGCGACGGCGTGGATCGCGCGATCGGCGGAGCCTGCGAGGAGATCGGCTTCTTCGTGATATCGGGGGCGGCGCTTCGGGAGTTCGCGCCGCCCGGGCGGCTCGCCAGCCTTTTCCGCTTCTTCGACCTGCCGGAAGAGCGGAAACGGCCGCTGGCGCGGCGGCGCTTCGTCCCGGCCAACACCAACAGCTACCGGGGCTACTTCCCCACCGTCGACGGCGACCTGTCGTTCAAGGAGGGGATCGACGTCGGGCCGGAGTTCGTTCACGGCGATCCGCGCTATCCCCTGGAACATCCGCTGATCGAACGCAACGTCTGGCCGGACGAGGCGGACCTGCCCGGCTGGCGGGCCGAGATCGGCGCTCACTACGCGGCCATGACGGACCTGGGCAGGATCCTGATGCGTTCCATGGCCCGCTACCTGGGCCTGGAGGAGGGGTGGTTCGATCCGCACTTCGAAGCGACCAACTCGACCCTGCGCCTGCTGCATTACCCGCCGCGGACCGACGCGTCCCTGGTGGGCGTGGCCGACGGACATGTCGTCCATGACGGCGTCCGGCGGCCCGTCATGGCGGAGAACCACGTGGACTCCGGCCTGCTGACGCTGCTCTATCAGGACGACACCGGCGGGCTCCAGGTCCGCAACGGCGCCGGCCGGTGGATCGACGTTCCGCCGCTGGCGGACTCGTTCGTGGTGAACCTCGGCGGGGCGCTCCAGCACTGGACAGACCGGCGCTTCGTCGCGACCGCGCATCGCGTGCTGGGCGACGGGCGCGAGCGCTTCTCCGCGCCGTTCTTCTTCGAACCCGCGGTCGATGCGGTGATGCATCCGATCCCGTCGGCGGAAAGACCGCCCCATCTCGAACCGATCCGCTACGGCGAGCACCTTATCCGCGCGATGCAGTCCTTCGTCGAGACCCGGGGCGTGGCGACCAAGTCCTGA
- a CDS encoding putative glycolipid-binding domain-containing protein, producing MSDGRIIIARWRDWAGTGLEHLVLQETPQGIVAEATVIATSDPGERFALTYRVSCDPTWRVRTLEVRLIGSARSLHIAGDGAGAWTTATGTPIGPLQGAIDVDLAVTPFTNTLPIRRLGLRAGESADILVAYVSPPDLSVTAGRQRYTCLEPGRLYRYESLDGDFARDVEVDGDGLVVEYPDLFRRIA from the coding sequence ATGAGCGACGGGCGCATCATCATCGCGCGCTGGCGGGATTGGGCGGGGACGGGGCTGGAGCACCTGGTGCTCCAGGAAACGCCGCAGGGTATCGTCGCGGAGGCGACGGTCATCGCCACGTCGGACCCCGGCGAGCGGTTCGCGCTTACCTACCGCGTCTCCTGCGATCCCACGTGGCGGGTCAGGACGCTGGAGGTGCGGCTGATCGGCTCCGCCCGGTCGCTGCACATCGCCGGCGACGGGGCAGGGGCGTGGACGACCGCGACCGGCACGCCTATCGGGCCTCTCCAGGGGGCGATAGACGTCGATCTCGCCGTCACGCCGTTCACCAACACCCTGCCGATCCGCCGGCTCGGGCTGCGCGCCGGCGAGAGCGCCGATATCCTGGTCGCCTATGTGTCGCCTCCCGATCTGTCCGTGACCGCCGGCCGCCAGCGCTACACCTGCCTGGAGCCTGGCCGGCTGTATCGCTACGAATCCCTGGACGGCGACTTCGCGCGGGATGTCGAGGTGGATGGCGACGGGCTCGTCGTCGAATACCCGGATCTGTTCCGGCGCATCGCGTAG
- a CDS encoding adenosylcobalamin-dependent ribonucleoside-diphosphate reductase has translation MTSVAAISQQIWDMKYRLKLLDGQPVDKTVSDTWTRVAKALAEPERDPAAWVPRFAEALADYQFLPAGRILAGAGTGRNVTLFNCFVMGRIPDDMGGIFAHLREAALTMQQGGGIGYDFSTLRPKGAAVLGVGADASGPLSFMDVWDAMCRTIMSAGHRRGAMMATLRCDHPDIEAFVEAKREAGRLRMFNLSVLVTDAFMTAVRQDDAWPLTFNGTVFKTLQARDLWDRIMRATYAYAEPGVIFIDRINQHNNLWYVEDISATNPCGEQPLPPYGACLLGSINLAALVRKPFTEQAHLDMDRLAELVPLAVRMMDNVVDASRFPLPEQLAEAKAKRRIGLGVTGLADALILCRARYGSEQAVALTEQWLAALRRHAYLASTRLAAEKGSFPLFDAEKFLAGANALTLDTDVRDAIAAYGLRNALLTSIAPTGTISLFADNISSGIEPVFAYSYDRNVLMPDGSRRQEEVSDHAFRLFRQMFGEQAPLPDYFVDVQALSPADHVVMQAVAQKYVDSSISKTINCPEDLSFESFKDVYVHAFELGCKGCTTYRPNEVTGSVLSVKKAEEKAKTPPAAPSTPATVQDAGAVVYMTQPLDRPDVLPGQTYKVRWPESDHALYITLNDIIQDGRRRPFEVFINSKNMEHYAWTVALTRMISAVFRRGGDIAFVVEELKAVFDPRGGQWMNGRYVPSLLAAIGEVIERHMIGIGFLPEHGEGGGTAEPVRRAVGAPGGHQRQCPQCGQPGLVRQEGCDQCPNCGYSKCS, from the coding sequence ATGACCTCGGTGGCAGCCATATCCCAGCAGATCTGGGATATGAAATACCGGTTGAAGCTGCTTGACGGGCAGCCTGTGGACAAAACGGTCAGCGACACTTGGACGCGCGTGGCCAAGGCCCTGGCCGAGCCCGAAAGAGATCCCGCAGCGTGGGTCCCCCGATTCGCCGAAGCGCTGGCCGACTACCAGTTCCTGCCCGCCGGCCGGATCCTCGCGGGCGCCGGTACCGGACGCAACGTCACCCTGTTCAATTGCTTCGTCATGGGACGGATTCCGGACGACATGGGCGGCATCTTCGCCCACCTGCGGGAAGCGGCGCTGACCATGCAGCAGGGCGGCGGCATCGGCTACGACTTCTCGACGCTCCGCCCCAAGGGCGCCGCGGTGCTGGGCGTGGGGGCCGACGCCTCCGGCCCGCTGTCCTTCATGGACGTGTGGGACGCCATGTGCCGCACGATCATGAGCGCCGGACACCGGCGCGGCGCCATGATGGCGACCCTGCGATGCGACCACCCGGATATCGAAGCCTTCGTCGAGGCGAAGCGCGAAGCCGGGCGCCTGCGGATGTTCAACCTGTCGGTCCTGGTGACCGACGCCTTCATGACGGCGGTCCGCCAGGACGACGCTTGGCCGCTCACCTTCAACGGCACCGTCTTCAAGACCCTGCAGGCCCGCGACCTGTGGGACCGCATCATGCGGGCGACATACGCCTATGCCGAACCGGGCGTCATCTTCATCGACCGGATCAACCAACACAATAATCTGTGGTACGTTGAGGATATCTCTGCAACCAATCCATGCGGGGAGCAGCCGCTGCCGCCCTATGGCGCCTGTCTGCTGGGATCGATCAACCTCGCGGCGCTTGTCCGGAAGCCATTCACCGAGCAGGCGCACCTGGATATGGACCGTCTGGCGGAATTGGTGCCCTTGGCCGTCCGCATGATGGACAACGTGGTCGATGCCTCCCGCTTCCCGCTGCCCGAGCAATTGGCGGAGGCGAAGGCGAAGCGGCGGATCGGGCTGGGTGTCACGGGATTGGCCGATGCCCTGATCCTGTGCCGGGCGCGCTACGGCAGCGAGCAGGCGGTCGCCCTGACGGAGCAGTGGCTGGCGGCCCTGCGCCGGCACGCCTATCTGGCCTCGACCCGGCTTGCCGCCGAGAAGGGCAGCTTTCCGCTGTTCGACGCGGAGAAGTTCCTGGCGGGCGCCAATGCGCTGACGCTCGACACGGACGTACGCGACGCCATAGCGGCGTATGGCCTGCGCAACGCGCTACTGACGTCGATCGCGCCGACCGGCACGATCTCGCTGTTCGCCGACAACATCTCGTCCGGGATCGAGCCCGTCTTCGCCTACAGCTACGACCGGAACGTGCTGATGCCCGACGGCTCGCGCCGTCAGGAGGAGGTCTCCGACCATGCCTTCCGGCTGTTCCGGCAGATGTTCGGGGAGCAGGCTCCCCTGCCCGACTACTTCGTCGACGTGCAGGCGCTCAGCCCGGCCGACCATGTGGTGATGCAGGCGGTCGCCCAGAAATACGTCGACAGCAGCATTTCCAAGACGATCAACTGCCCCGAGGACCTGTCGTTCGAGTCGTTCAAGGATGTCTATGTCCACGCCTTCGAGCTTGGCTGCAAGGGCTGCACGACATACCGCCCCAACGAGGTGACCGGTTCGGTGCTCTCGGTGAAGAAGGCGGAGGAGAAAGCCAAGACTCCGCCTGCCGCGCCATCCACTCCGGCAACGGTGCAGGATGCGGGCGCCGTGGTCTACATGACCCAGCCGCTCGACCGGCCGGACGTGCTTCCCGGGCAAACCTACAAGGTCCGCTGGCCGGAGAGCGACCACGCCCTCTACATCACCCTGAACGACATCATCCAGGACGGGCGGCGGAGGCCGTTCGAAGTCTTCATAAACTCCAAGAACATGGAGCATTATGCCTGGACCGTGGCGCTGACGCGCATGATCAGCGCGGTGTTCCGGCGCGGCGGCGACATCGCCTTCGTGGTGGAGGAGCTGAAGGCGGTGTTCGACCCGCGCGGCGGCCAATGGATGAACGGCCGCTACGTTCCCTCGCTGCTGGCCGCCATCGGCGAGGTGATCGAGCGGCACATGATCGGGATCGGCTTCCTGCCCGAACACGGCGAGGGCGGCGGGACGGCGGAACCCGTGCGCCGGGCGGTCGGCGCGCCGGGCGGCCACCAGCGCCAGTGCCCGCAATGCGGCCAGCCCGGACTAGTCCGCCAGGAAGGGTGCGACCAATGCCCGAACTGCGGCTATTCGAAATGTAGCTGA
- a CDS encoding cell division protein FtsX, whose translation MFRTHYDLPLQRDVTGRFLPWIIALMVYLAILAMAGSMVLSDMARRWDRGLAGTLTVQVPPLPEGTPALDQRVQSALGVLRATPGIARADPLPRQDLQGLLEPWLGTGALNADLPVPAMIDVALAGGRIDMNGLAQRLRAAVPGAELDDHAAWLKDLLAIARAVEAVALGILALVGGAAVATVIFVSRAGLAIHGQVVELLHVMGAPDRYVARQFQSHVLGLAIRGGIIGTVLAAATLIALKRAGGEYAAGLMPDMALNQLQLVSLAAVPAIAAVLAAVTARITVMRALARMP comes from the coding sequence ATGTTCCGCACCCACTACGATCTGCCGCTTCAACGCGACGTGACGGGACGGTTCCTGCCCTGGATCATCGCCCTGATGGTCTATCTGGCGATCCTCGCGATGGCCGGGTCCATGGTGCTGTCCGACATGGCGCGGCGCTGGGACCGCGGCCTTGCCGGAACCCTGACCGTCCAGGTGCCGCCGCTGCCCGAGGGAACGCCGGCGCTGGACCAGCGCGTCCAGTCCGCGCTGGGCGTGCTTCGCGCCACGCCGGGAATCGCCAGGGCCGATCCCCTGCCCCGCCAGGATCTGCAGGGCCTGCTGGAGCCGTGGCTGGGCACCGGCGCGCTGAACGCCGACCTGCCCGTGCCGGCCATGATCGACGTGGCCCTGGCCGGCGGCAGGATCGACATGAACGGCCTTGCCCAGCGGCTCAGGGCAGCGGTGCCCGGAGCCGAGCTGGACGACCACGCGGCTTGGCTGAAGGATCTGCTCGCGATCGCCCGGGCGGTCGAGGCGGTGGCGCTGGGAATACTCGCGCTGGTCGGCGGGGCCGCGGTCGCGACGGTGATCTTCGTCTCCCGCGCCGGCCTCGCGATCCACGGGCAGGTGGTCGAGCTGCTGCATGTCATGGGAGCGCCCGACCGCTACGTCGCCCGCCAGTTCCAGAGCCATGTGCTGGGACTTGCGATCCGCGGCGGGATCATCGGGACGGTGCTGGCGGCGGCGACCCTGATCGCCCTGAAGCGGGCCGGAGGGGAGTATGCGGCCGGCCTGATGCCCGACATGGCGCTGAACCAGCTTCAGCTGGTGTCCCTGGCCGCCGTCCCGGCGATCGCGGCCGTCCTGGCGGCGGTGACCGCCCGGATCACCGTCATGCGCGCCCTGGCGCGGATGCCGTGA
- a CDS encoding TrmH family RNA methyltransferase, which produces MPKPPRPRPQPGKGAPRFKAAGRRPPGRAAPELMDRPERPEPPQEKLLRITGLPAVSALFERNGRLVERLFFDERNAGAVAAFCRDLAKARKPYRQVDTDELARVAGTVLHGGVVAVTRPRPLPAFDPAEASRWAAEGKPLLLLDGIGNPHNLGAIVRTAAFFGLERIVISDHPAQAGPSEASYRVAEGGMEHVRLYRATGFARVLKQLASSYRVLGTALGRGEPLDQPADRRPTAIVLGNEEDGLGREILDACEGVVTLAGSGRVQSLNVAATAAILIHELTRARPSVRQAGLASGARAR; this is translated from the coding sequence ATGCCCAAACCACCCCGCCCCCGTCCCCAGCCCGGCAAGGGCGCCCCCCGGTTCAAGGCGGCGGGCCGCCGGCCTCCCGGCAGGGCCGCTCCCGAGCTGATGGACCGCCCGGAAAGGCCCGAACCGCCGCAGGAGAAGCTGCTTCGGATCACCGGCCTTCCGGCGGTCTCCGCGCTGTTCGAGCGCAACGGCCGGCTGGTCGAGCGCCTGTTCTTCGACGAGCGGAACGCCGGGGCGGTCGCCGCCTTCTGCCGCGACCTGGCGAAGGCGCGCAAGCCCTACCGGCAGGTCGATACCGACGAGCTGGCGCGGGTCGCGGGAACGGTCCTGCACGGCGGCGTCGTGGCGGTGACCCGGCCCCGTCCCCTCCCGGCGTTCGATCCGGCCGAAGCGTCCCGCTGGGCGGCGGAAGGCAAGCCGCTGCTGCTGCTGGACGGCATCGGCAACCCGCACAACCTGGGCGCCATCGTGCGGACTGCGGCCTTCTTCGGGCTGGAGCGGATCGTCATATCCGACCATCCCGCGCAGGCCGGCCCGTCCGAAGCGAGCTACCGGGTCGCCGAGGGCGGGATGGAGCATGTCAGGCTCTACCGCGCGACCGGCTTCGCGCGGGTGCTGAAGCAGCTGGCGTCCAGCTACCGGGTGCTGGGAACCGCGCTGGGACGCGGGGAGCCGCTGGACCAGCCCGCCGACCGCCGGCCGACGGCCATCGTGCTCGGCAACGAGGAGGACGGACTGGGGCGCGAAATCCTGGACGCCTGCGAGGGAGTCGTGACCCTGGCGGGATCGGGCCGGGTCCAGTCGCTCAACGTCGCGGCCACCGCGGCGATCCTGATCCACGAACTGACCAGGGCGCGACCCTCCGTCCGCCAAGCCGGACTGGCGTCCGGCGCCCGGGCGCGCTAG
- a CDS encoding YdcF family protein — protein sequence MILAQRVARVLLPPAALLGLALVCWLGGLVWFAQTIPREDGWADRATDAIVVLTGGSERISTGVQLLSRGLGRTLFVSGVHQGVDLRDMLRAARLEPSTLECCIVLGYEAGDTVGNAAETAAWMRSRSYESLRLVTSNYHMRRSLLEFGMAMPQVDVVPHPVAPDAVKLADWWRWPGTLALIVNEYNKYLFALARYTLSS from the coding sequence GTGATCCTGGCGCAGCGCGTCGCGCGCGTGCTGCTGCCGCCGGCCGCGCTGCTGGGTCTGGCCCTGGTCTGCTGGCTCGGCGGGCTGGTCTGGTTCGCCCAGACCATCCCGAGGGAGGACGGCTGGGCCGACCGCGCGACCGACGCCATCGTCGTCCTGACCGGCGGCAGCGAGCGGATCAGCACGGGGGTCCAGCTCCTCTCCCGCGGCCTGGGTCGGACCCTGTTCGTGTCCGGCGTCCATCAGGGCGTCGACCTTCGTGACATGCTGCGGGCGGCCAGGCTGGAGCCGAGCACCCTGGAATGCTGCATCGTGCTGGGCTACGAAGCCGGCGACACGGTCGGCAACGCCGCGGAGACGGCGGCCTGGATGCGGAGCCGGAGTTACGAATCGCTGCGCCTCGTGACATCGAACTACCATATGCGGCGCAGCCTGCTGGAGTTCGGCATGGCGATGCCCCAGGTGGACGTGGTACCGCATCCCGTCGCTCCCGACGCGGTCAAGCTGGCGGACTGGTGGCGCTGGCCCGGAACGCTGGCGCTGATCGTCAACGAGTACAACAAGTACCTGTTCGCCCTGGCGCGCTATACGCTGTCGTCCTGA
- a CDS encoding MJ0042-type zinc finger domain-containing protein, whose amino-acid sequence MILTCPACSTRYLVDPATLGRDGRMVRCAKCGHSWMQRPPVDMPKPVDLAPPPEEIEVKPIPPGSNLPAIRKPVPPKPKSKAPLIVSAAAAVVLLLAGGLFMRQEIAEIWPPSARLFETIGLPVEALGAGLQLQNVRSEKRVEDGITILVIEGQITNVSDRERAVPPLRAVTLGPDKVPVGDWSFTASHETLLPGEIATFQSEMREPPGVIAEIAITFQQGTGG is encoded by the coding sequence ATGATTCTCACCTGCCCGGCCTGTTCTACCCGCTATCTGGTCGACCCCGCCACCCTGGGCAGGGACGGGCGCATGGTGCGTTGCGCCAAGTGCGGCCACAGCTGGATGCAGCGCCCGCCGGTGGACATGCCCAAGCCCGTCGATCTGGCACCCCCGCCGGAGGAGATCGAGGTCAAGCCGATCCCGCCCGGATCCAACCTGCCGGCGATCCGCAAGCCTGTGCCGCCGAAGCCCAAGTCGAAAGCTCCGCTGATCGTCTCCGCGGCGGCGGCGGTCGTGCTGCTTCTGGCCGGCGGGCTGTTCATGCGGCAGGAGATCGCCGAGATCTGGCCCCCCTCGGCAAGGCTGTTCGAGACCATCGGCCTGCCGGTCGAGGCGCTGGGCGCCGGGTTGCAGCTCCAGAACGTCCGGTCCGAGAAGCGGGTCGAGGATGGCATCACGATCCTCGTGATCGAAGGGCAGATCACCAACGTCTCGGACCGGGAGCGTGCGGTGCCGCCGCTTCGCGCGGTGACCCTGGGACCGGACAAGGTCCCCGTCGGCGACTGGAGCTTCACCGCCTCGCACGAGACGCTGCTCCCCGGCGAGATCGCGACCTTCCAGAGCGAGATGCGCGAACCTCCCGGCGTGATCGCCGAAATCGCCATCACCTTCCAGCAGGGAACCGGCGGCTGA
- the ftsE gene encoding cell division ATP-binding protein FtsE, producing the protein MRYGNGPEVLRDVSFTLEPGTFHFLTGASGAGKSSLLRLMYLAHRPSRGLITMFGHDIASLKRGELPPLRRRIGVVFQNFRLLDHLSALDNVALPLRVAGARESQVREHVAELLSWVGLGDHLNDKPATLSGGQQQRVAIARAVITRPSLLLADEPTGNVDDRIGMRLLHLFEELNKLGTTIVIATHNEMMIERFGYARMVLDKGMLQHLPRGGGATRIA; encoded by the coding sequence ATGCGCTACGGCAATGGGCCGGAGGTGCTGCGGGACGTCAGCTTCACGTTGGAACCCGGGACGTTCCATTTCCTGACCGGCGCCAGCGGCGCCGGCAAGTCCTCGCTGCTGCGCCTGATGTATCTGGCGCACCGGCCGTCGCGCGGGCTGATCACCATGTTCGGCCACGACATCGCGTCGCTGAAGCGGGGCGAGCTGCCGCCGCTGCGCCGCCGCATCGGAGTGGTTTTCCAGAATTTTCGCCTGCTCGACCATCTCTCGGCGCTGGACAACGTGGCATTGCCGCTGCGGGTCGCCGGAGCGCGTGAGTCGCAGGTGCGCGAGCATGTGGCGGAGCTTCTGAGCTGGGTCGGCCTGGGCGACCACCTGAACGACAAGCCGGCGACGCTGTCGGGCGGCCAGCAGCAGCGAGTCGCCATCGCGCGGGCGGTCATCACGCGGCCCAGCCTCCTGCTCGCCGACGAGCCGACCGGCAACGTGGACGACAGGATCGGCATGCGCCTGCTCCACCTGTTCGAGGAACTGAACAAGCTCGGCACGACCATCGTGATCGCGACCCATAACGAAATGATGATAGAACGGTTCGGCTACGCCCGCATGGTGCTCGACAAGGGCATGCTCCAGCACCTGCCGCGGGGCGGCGGCGCAACCCGGATCGCCTGA
- a CDS encoding response regulator: MSEVPGIPAHRVLLAEDDPGVRSFVARALRHAGFAVTDVEDGQQALQALDTEPYDLLVADIVMPVVDGIALALSAAKHRPEIRILLITGYPAEHTRARNLEALIHAVIPKPFSLQEICAAARAALEIGGRD, from the coding sequence ATGAGTGAAGTTCCGGGAATTCCCGCGCACCGGGTCCTCCTCGCCGAGGACGACCCCGGGGTGCGCAGCTTCGTCGCCCGCGCGCTCAGGCATGCCGGTTTCGCGGTGACGGACGTGGAGGACGGCCAGCAGGCCCTCCAGGCGCTCGATACCGAGCCTTACGACCTGCTGGTCGCCGATATCGTCATGCCGGTCGTGGACGGCATTGCGCTGGCGCTCAGCGCCGCCAAGCACCGTCCGGAGATCAGGATCCTGCTGATCACCGGCTACCCGGCGGAGCACACCCGCGCCCGCAACCTGGAAGCCCTGATCCACGCGGTGATCCCCAAGCCTTTCAGCCTTCAGGAAATCTGCGCCGCAGCCCGCGCAGCGTTGGAGATCGGCGGCAGGGACTGA
- a CDS encoding lysophospholipid acyltransferase family protein → MSKTPMTVARSLLFNIAFFTWTTVCCFGLLWMLLLPRRQMVHVVEWYLRTVYFLERAILGLDYEVRGLENVPRNGSYILAAKHQSAWETMKLHLLIDDPAIILKRELLFLPIWGWYAAKARMIAVDRSARGRAIASMVEGAARVKSEGRPIVIFPQGTRTAIGRYLPYRVGVGVLYKELDLPIVPMALNSGVYWGRRSFRKRSGKILVEFLPPIEPGLGRDAALAELETRLEAATDRLVVEAGGPPTQKPAKQVPQGAPAAMP, encoded by the coding sequence TTGTCCAAGACGCCCATGACCGTCGCCCGTTCGCTCCTGTTCAATATCGCGTTCTTCACCTGGACGACGGTGTGCTGCTTCGGCCTGCTGTGGATGCTGCTGCTGCCGCGCCGGCAGATGGTGCATGTGGTGGAGTGGTACCTGCGGACCGTCTATTTCCTGGAGCGCGCGATCCTGGGGCTGGACTACGAGGTGCGCGGGCTGGAGAACGTCCCGCGGAACGGCTCCTACATCCTGGCGGCCAAGCACCAGTCCGCCTGGGAGACCATGAAGCTCCACCTGCTGATCGACGACCCGGCGATCATCCTGAAGCGCGAGCTGCTGTTCCTCCCGATCTGGGGCTGGTACGCCGCCAAGGCCCGGATGATCGCGGTCGACCGGAGTGCCCGCGGCAGGGCCATCGCATCGATGGTCGAGGGAGCCGCCCGGGTTAAGTCCGAAGGAAGGCCGATCGTCATTTTTCCCCAGGGAACCAGGACGGCCATCGGACGTTACCTCCCCTACCGGGTGGGGGTAGGAGTGCTCTACAAGGAACTGGACCTGCCGATCGTGCCCATGGCGCTGAATTCCGGCGTCTACTGGGGCCGGCGCAGTTTCCGGAAACGGAGCGGGAAAATTCTGGTGGAGTTCCTTCCGCCGATCGAGCCGGGCCTCGGACGGGACGCGGCGCTGGCGGAACTGGAAACCAGGCTGGAGGCGGCGACCGATCGACTGGTGGTGGAAGCGGGCGGCCCTCCCACGCAGAAGCCGGCCAAGCAGGTGCCCCAAGGAGCGCCGGCAGCAATGCCCTGA